From the genome of Verrucomicrobiia bacterium, one region includes:
- a CDS encoding type II secretion system GspH family protein → MKFATKRQRARRSGGVNAFTLAEVLAALVFMAIVIPVALQGLRIAGRAGEVAERKREAARVAERILNENIILTNWNRAALNGTVQEADRNYNWTLRTETWTETTTQSAMQLLTVSVEYPVQGDKYTVELSTLAAPN, encoded by the coding sequence ATGAAATTCGCAACCAAGCGGCAGCGCGCCCGACGATCCGGCGGCGTTAACGCCTTTACGCTTGCCGAGGTGCTGGCGGCGCTCGTGTTTATGGCGATCGTCATTCCGGTCGCATTGCAGGGGCTGCGCATTGCCGGTCGCGCCGGCGAAGTCGCCGAGCGCAAGCGGGAAGCCGCGCGGGTGGCGGAACGCATTTTGAACGAGAACATCATTTTGACGAATTGGAATCGCGCCGCCCTGAACGGCACGGTGCAGGAGGCGGATCGAAACTATAACTGGACGCTGCGAACCGAAACGTGGACCGAGACGACGACCCAGTCCGCCATGCAGTTGCTGACGGTGTCCGTCGAGTACCCGGTTCAAGGCGATAAATACACCGTGGAATTAAGCACTTTAGCCGCGCCCAACTGA
- a CDS encoding prepilin-type N-terminal cleavage/methylation domain-containing protein, which translates to MQINATIRTQNRAFTLLEVLLAVGIFAIVLFAINTVFFSALRLERATSRNLDERLPLNQALDILRRDLQGAVPPLTNSTLLPRHFIVTGSGGRFDNRAASSLEFYTTTGVISDDEPWGDLQRVRYELLPSTDPNNAYGMELVRSVWRNVLAINTEDEDEQLLAENIASLDFLCYDGSTWRSGWDTESGGDEGLPQAVQVQLQLAGSSPNQTQPTFQEPIELLVPITTQLLEYSITEGAE; encoded by the coding sequence ATGCAAATCAACGCCACAATCCGAACGCAGAACCGCGCCTTCACGCTGCTTGAAGTGCTGCTGGCGGTCGGCATTTTTGCGATTGTGCTGTTCGCCATCAATACGGTGTTCTTCAGTGCCCTGCGATTGGAGCGCGCCACGAGTCGGAATCTGGATGAACGGCTGCCCTTGAATCAGGCGCTCGATATTCTGCGGCGCGACCTGCAAGGCGCCGTGCCGCCGCTGACCAATTCCACTCTGTTGCCGCGGCATTTCATTGTCACCGGCAGTGGCGGTCGCTTCGATAATCGTGCCGCCAGCAGTTTGGAATTTTACACGACCACCGGCGTGATCTCCGATGATGAACCGTGGGGCGACCTCCAGCGTGTGCGCTACGAACTGTTGCCCTCGACGGACCCGAACAATGCCTACGGAATGGAATTGGTGCGCTCCGTCTGGCGCAACGTCCTGGCGATCAATACCGAGGACGAGGATGAGCAACTGCTGGCCGAGAACATCGCGAGTCTGGATTTTCTTTGTTACGACGGCAGCACCTGGCGCAGCGGTTGGGATACGGAGTCGGGCGGCGACGAGGGCCTGCCGCAGGCGGTGCAGGTGCAACTGCAATTGGCCGGCAGTTCCCCCAACCAAACGCAGCCGACGTTTCAGGAGCCGATTGAATTATTGGTCCCGATCACCACGCAACTGTTGGAATACTCGATTACGGAGGGCGCGGAATGA
- a CDS encoding type II secretion system protein GspK: MRLSPPASSRQRTAASVLIIVLWVALGLVALALYFGNSMRLELRASENRVAMLTADQAIEGAARYVAQILTEQATNGLVPFPEDYASEAVPLGDAQFWLIGRNNGQYAPNEVVFGLVDEGSKLNVNNTNVTQEMLELLPGMTSDLASAIVHWRSPASEDSTDSGEEQIYARYQPPYYAKGAPFDSVDELRLLNGATLDVLLGEDLNRNGVLDPNETDNNRNGLADPGVLEYLTVWSRESNLDSAGTNRVNINSSRDDLASLLTDLLGSGVADRVQQAALSNPNRQFSSILEFYLDSTLTEEEFMQIETEITIEDGTILPGKVNVNTASAAVLACVPGVGDDQAAALVSYRQSNIPGINSVAWVTKVLTRDQVLDAGPYLTGQSYQFSADIAALGKFGRGYRRTKFIFDVTEGAPKVVYRQSLSHLGWALGRETRDYWLAKAMP; this comes from the coding sequence ATGAGACTGTCCCCACCAGCGTCATCTCGCCAGCGGACGGCCGCTTCGGTGCTGATCATCGTGTTGTGGGTCGCGCTCGGTCTGGTGGCCTTGGCGCTGTATTTCGGCAACTCGATGCGCCTGGAATTGCGCGCCTCGGAAAATCGCGTCGCCATGCTCACCGCTGATCAAGCCATTGAAGGGGCCGCCCGGTACGTCGCGCAAATTCTCACCGAACAAGCCACCAATGGCCTCGTGCCCTTTCCCGAGGATTACGCCAGTGAAGCCGTGCCGCTGGGCGACGCGCAGTTCTGGTTGATTGGGCGCAACAATGGCCAATACGCCCCGAACGAAGTCGTGTTTGGATTGGTGGACGAGGGGTCCAAACTTAACGTCAACAACACCAATGTCACCCAGGAGATGTTGGAATTGCTCCCCGGCATGACTTCCGATCTCGCGTCGGCAATCGTGCATTGGCGCAGTCCTGCTTCCGAGGACAGCACGGACAGCGGCGAGGAGCAAATCTACGCGCGTTATCAACCGCCTTATTACGCGAAAGGCGCGCCGTTTGATTCCGTGGATGAATTGCGGCTGTTGAACGGCGCGACGCTGGACGTTCTGCTCGGGGAGGATTTGAACCGCAACGGCGTATTGGACCCGAACGAAACGGACAATAATCGCAACGGCCTCGCGGACCCCGGCGTGTTGGAATACCTCACCGTTTGGAGTCGTGAATCCAATCTCGACAGCGCGGGGACCAATCGCGTGAACATCAACTCCAGTCGCGATGACCTCGCCAGTTTGCTCACGGACCTTCTGGGCAGCGGCGTGGCGGATCGCGTCCAGCAGGCGGCGTTGAGCAACCCCAACCGGCAATTCAGCAGCATCCTGGAATTTTACCTGGATTCCACCCTGACCGAGGAAGAGTTCATGCAGATCGAAACGGAGATCACCATCGAGGACGGAACAATACTGCCGGGCAAGGTGAACGTGAACACCGCCAGCGCCGCGGTGTTGGCCTGCGTTCCCGGTGTGGGCGATGATCAGGCCGCGGCACTGGTCAGCTATCGCCAGTCCAATATCCCTGGAATCAATTCCGTGGCGTGGGTGACCAAGGTGTTGACGCGCGATCAGGTGTTGGATGCCGGACCGTACCTCACTGGCCAGAGTTATCAGTTTTCCGCCGATATCGCGGCGCTCGGAAAATTCGGACGGGGCTACCGTCGCACCAAGTTTATTTTTGATGTCACGGAAGGCGCGCCCAAAGTGGTTTATCGCCAAAGCCTGAGTCACCTCGGCTGGGCGCTGGGCCGGGAGACGCGTGATTATTGGTTGGCCAAGGCAATGCCATGA
- a CDS encoding ATP-binding protein, whose product METRRSSLWGVGVLLGAWIVILGWQALEHSRVKIQARTELRNRAKDISTTVGIVLRSQRRFGVISRERIEPALAGLIRPQELSTVALLNAAGEIVAAAPTNAEFHARVDLHQPEQWGRDSVTIINLVDLGSNLPPELDSPNPTIVLSRENFNRPGETNRPPPESHFRPGPPEHIPPAPDATEPEPQLRGREGGRFRFGRPPWMSEPEFKAISAKQGVHSFLLILSTRSVREALQRDLWLRCIIAGLATLSVGAIAFAWRKTVKTADLQIRLVRASEMNSHLKEMNLAAAGLAHETRNPLNIIRGLAQMISKRTDTPDEVKTRSLEIVNEADRVAGQLNEFINYSRPREVRRTPVSLNRVADEVGRALSFDIAEKQIQLRVTGDPLTVAADEQLLRQALFNLAINAVQAVPNGGAIEIRAYKTSATEATLEVRDNGPGVPAEERVEIFKPYFTTTQQGTGLGLAVAQQIVLAHGWEIECVANEPKGACFRIKHLKLAR is encoded by the coding sequence ATGGAAACGCGACGTAGCAGTTTATGGGGAGTTGGCGTGCTGCTGGGCGCGTGGATTGTGATCCTCGGGTGGCAAGCGCTCGAACATTCGCGCGTCAAGATTCAAGCCCGAACCGAACTGCGCAATCGCGCCAAGGATATTTCCACCACCGTCGGCATCGTGTTGCGCTCGCAACGCCGCTTCGGCGTGATCTCCCGGGAGCGGATCGAACCCGCGCTCGCCGGACTCATCCGACCGCAGGAGTTGAGCACCGTTGCCCTGTTGAATGCCGCGGGCGAAATTGTGGCCGCCGCGCCCACCAATGCCGAATTTCACGCGCGCGTTGATTTGCATCAGCCCGAGCAATGGGGGCGCGATTCGGTCACGATCATCAACTTGGTGGACTTGGGCAGCAATCTGCCGCCGGAACTGGACAGCCCCAATCCCACCATCGTGCTTTCGCGGGAAAACTTTAACCGTCCCGGCGAGACCAATCGTCCGCCTCCCGAATCCCACTTTCGCCCTGGCCCGCCTGAGCATATTCCGCCCGCGCCCGACGCCACCGAACCCGAGCCGCAATTGCGCGGTCGCGAAGGTGGCCGCTTTCGTTTCGGTCGTCCGCCGTGGATGAGCGAACCCGAGTTCAAAGCGATCAGCGCCAAACAGGGGGTGCATAGTTTTCTGCTGATTCTATCCACGCGCAGCGTGCGGGAGGCGCTGCAACGCGATCTCTGGTTGCGTTGCATCATCGCCGGGTTGGCGACCCTGTCCGTGGGGGCGATCGCTTTTGCCTGGCGCAAAACCGTCAAGACCGCCGATCTGCAAATCCGCCTGGTGCGCGCGAGTGAAATGAATTCGCACCTCAAAGAAATGAATCTCGCCGCCGCCGGATTGGCGCACGAAACGCGCAACCCGCTCAACATCATTCGCGGCTTGGCCCAAATGATCTCCAAACGCACCGACACGCCCGACGAAGTTAAAACGCGATCGTTGGAAATTGTGAACGAGGCTGATCGTGTGGCGGGGCAGTTGAACGAGTTCATCAATTACTCGCGTCCACGCGAAGTACGGCGCACGCCGGTCAGCCTGAATCGCGTTGCCGATGAAGTCGGGCGCGCGCTTTCCTTTGACATTGCGGAAAAGCAGATCCAACTGCGCGTTACGGGCGATCCGCTGACCGTGGCGGCGGATGAACAACTTTTGCGGCAGGCACTGTTCAACCTGGCCATCAACGCCGTGCAAGCGGTTCCTAACGGCGGCGCAATTGAAATCCGGGCGTATAAGACTTCCGCCACGGAAGCCACGTTGGAAGTGCGCGATAACGGTCCGGGCGTTCCCGCCGAGGAACGTGTGGAAATTTTCAAACCCTACTTCACCACCACGCAACAAGGCACCGGCTTGGGACTGGCCGTGGCGCAACAAATCGTTCTCGCCCACGGTTGGGAAATCGAATGTGTGGCCAATGAACCCAAGGGGGCCTGCTTCCGCATCAAGCACCTGAAGCTGGCGCGTTAA
- the hflX gene encoding GTPase HflX produces MKALIETRTTRTERVFLVGVELKSGGMQVLRESLDELAELAQTAGAEVVGEGTQKVIGTHPATYIGKGKADEFAKYCKEHDVDTVIFDDELTPAQTRNLEKIFEVKILDRTALILDIFSQRARTREGKLQIELAQLQHLLPRLTRYWGHLSRQKGGIGMRGGEGESQLEVDRRKVNERIDRITRDLAAVRQQRETQRTGRRRNQWPLASIVGYTNAGKSTLLNRLTGADVMAKDILFATLDPTTRRLRLPTNQNILLTDTVGFIRKLPHGLVESFKATLEEVVQADLLLHVVDVSHPLAEEQVTAVNRVLEELGAGAKPTLMVFNKIDQTNGGATLPRLRERHPNSVAISARTGAGVSELLDAIGSQIRPERELVELKIPHEQAERVARLHQVGQVLERKYLAKVTKFKARIPPQYHAEFAAFIQPG; encoded by the coding sequence TTGAAAGCTCTAATTGAAACCCGCACCACCCGGACCGAACGGGTCTTCCTCGTCGGCGTCGAATTGAAATCCGGCGGCATGCAGGTTCTGCGTGAATCCCTGGATGAACTGGCTGAACTCGCGCAGACCGCCGGCGCCGAAGTCGTGGGCGAAGGCACCCAAAAAGTGATTGGAACGCATCCGGCCACCTACATCGGCAAGGGCAAGGCCGACGAGTTTGCGAAGTATTGCAAGGAACACGACGTGGACACCGTCATCTTCGACGACGAACTCACGCCCGCGCAGACGCGCAATTTAGAAAAGATTTTCGAGGTCAAGATTCTCGATCGCACGGCGCTCATTCTGGATATTTTTTCGCAACGCGCCCGAACGCGCGAAGGCAAACTGCAAATTGAACTGGCCCAACTCCAGCATTTGCTGCCGCGCCTGACCCGTTATTGGGGGCACTTGTCGCGACAAAAAGGCGGCATCGGCATGCGCGGCGGCGAAGGCGAATCGCAGTTGGAAGTGGACCGCCGGAAAGTGAACGAGCGTATTGATCGCATCACGCGCGACCTGGCGGCGGTGCGGCAACAACGCGAAACGCAACGCACCGGCCGCCGGCGCAACCAGTGGCCGCTCGCCTCCATCGTCGGTTACACCAACGCCGGCAAATCCACCCTCCTCAACCGGCTCACCGGAGCGGACGTGATGGCCAAGGATATTTTATTTGCCACGTTGGACCCCACCACGCGCCGGCTGCGGCTGCCGACCAACCAAAACATTTTGCTCACCGACACGGTGGGGTTCATCCGCAAGCTGCCGCACGGTTTGGTGGAATCCTTCAAGGCCACGCTGGAGGAAGTGGTACAGGCGGATTTGCTGTTGCATGTGGTGGACGTCAGTCATCCGCTCGCCGAGGAACAAGTCACAGCGGTCAACCGGGTGCTGGAGGAGTTGGGCGCGGGGGCCAAACCGACCCTGATGGTTTTCAATAAAATAGACCAGACCAACGGCGGCGCGACGCTGCCGCGCTTGCGGGAGCGCCATCCCAATTCCGTGGCGATTTCGGCGCGCACCGGTGCGGGCGTGAGCGAACTGCTCGACGCCATCGGCAGCCAGATTCGACCGGAGCGCGAACTGGTGGAGCTGAAAATTCCGCATGAGCAGGCGGAACGCGTGGCGCGTTTGCACCAGGTGGGTCAGGTGTTGGAGCGCAAGTATCTTGCCAAGGTCACCAAGTTCAAAGCGCGCATTCCACCGCAGTACCACGCGGAATTCGCGGCGTTCATCCAGCCGGGTTAA
- a CDS encoding DUF5615 family PIN-like protein — MTSLLDQDVPDPIARVIQQAGHEVLRLRDHLPINASDRAMLTAAAARGAILVTCNRDDFLALAQDMAHAGIIVLVRRTTRIAECGRFLHLLQTAGESGLRRNINFA; from the coding sequence ATGACTTCTCTTTTGGACCAGGATGTCCCCGACCCGATCGCGCGGGTCATTCAACAGGCTGGACACGAAGTGTTGCGACTTCGCGACCATCTGCCTATCAACGCTTCGGATCGCGCAATGCTTACTGCGGCAGCCGCCCGCGGCGCCATACTGGTTACGTGCAATCGCGATGATTTTTTGGCGTTGGCGCAAGACATGGCACACGCCGGCATCATTGTTTTAGTTCGTCGGACGACACGCATCGCCGAATGCGGTCGTTTTTTGCACCTGTTGCAAACTGCCGGTGAGAGCGGTTTGCGACGGAATATCAACTTTGCCTAG
- a CDS encoding DUF433 domain-containing protein has protein sequence MAATAETYRYIVKTPDVCGGKARIQNTRIGVHDVMGLLQNGETVESVTRQLPEVTRAQVYECLAYYEDHLAEIDYLVARQMADAGK, from the coding sequence ATGGCTGCGACCGCCGAAACCTATCGTTACATCGTCAAGACGCCCGACGTCTGTGGCGGCAAAGCGCGTATTCAAAATACGCGCATCGGCGTTCATGATGTAATGGGACTTTTGCAAAATGGGGAAACGGTCGAGTCCGTCACGCGTCAACTTCCCGAAGTCACTCGGGCGCAGGTCTATGAATGCCTGGCCTATTATGAGGATCATCTGGCGGAGATTGATTATTTGGTTGCCCGCCAAATGGCGGATGCCGGCAAATGA
- a CDS encoding PDZ domain-containing protein — protein MRYTDFLAWFNAGNFQNPTDGARRSGRAIELTTSGGHRVTRPILTLLSLFAFAFLFPSQSFAADKSTRIDARMMRQPDVSATHIAFVYAGDIWVAPKEGGEAVRLSSPRGEESFPKFSPDGGTIAFSGNYDGNVDIYTVPVTGGLPQRITHHGAPDRVIDWYPDGQSLLFATTMTSFKDRFNQLYKVSATGGLPEKLPMPYGEFGTISPDGQAIVFTTISVDFRTWKRYRGGMNPDLWWMDLATLKTRNLTQSPAAESIPMWAGNKIYFVSDRDENKRFNLWSLDLSNNRFKQLTFFKDFDVEFPSLGPNEIVLANAGRLYLLDLQTEQLREVEISVTTDRSTLKPRVQNVSGLIQWATISPTGKRALLAARGDIFSVPAEYGVVRNETRSSGVAERYPAWSPDGKWIAYWSDRTGEYELTLRAAERNPEGDPEEETLTQLGPGYRYAPQWSPDSKKIVWIDQAMKLWSYDLDTKTNRILDQQQWLYHGELQSFTVSWSSDSRWIAYAGDLDNRNRAIVLYDFENHTRHQVTSGFYNDTQPVFDPDGKYLYFITGRSFSPIYSDLDNSWIYANSARLAVLPLRKDVVSPLAPRNDDEPPAKKKDSEKKEAAKPDETKPADSEKSDAKEAAPAEKSEATKPDVAKADAQEEKTTKDEKKTADKKTKGVEIDLDDMESRVVLLPTKAGRYANLVAVSGKLLYRWLPRTGADGGGSPIELYDFEKRETKRVVDDASDMELSADRKKLLVRLNQSYSIVEPKEGQKLSKWLATGGLEASVDPVAEWRQIFNDAWRLERDFFYDPKLHGVDWPLLRERYGKLLESAVTRWDVNFVIGELIGELNSSHTYRSGGDLEGSLQRNVGYLGCDFALTNGAYRITKIISGAPWDTEVRAPLAQPGLTNVNVGDYLLAINGAPLDPKADPWAALQGLADKPVFLTLNREPHLQGAWEVLVQTIGSEARLRNLAWINENRLRVDQTSKGQIGYVYVPDTGQNGQNELVRQFRAQFDKPGLIIDERFNSGGQIPDRFVELLNRPLRNFWGVRDGTDWSWPPIGHYGPQAMLVNGWSGSGGDCFPFYFKQSKLGPLIGQRTWGGLIGMTGAPGLIDGGSVTVPTFGIYDASGWIIESHGVDPDIEVVDDPGEMARGGDPQLERAIFEVQKAIRQNPPPNVKKPQYPNRAK, from the coding sequence ATGCGATACACCGATTTCCTGGCTTGGTTCAACGCTGGCAATTTTCAAAACCCGACTGATGGGGCGCGTCGCTCCGGGCGTGCCATCGAACTGACAACCAGCGGCGGGCATCGAGTGACGCGTCCCATCTTGACGCTCCTTTCCTTGTTCGCGTTCGCGTTTTTATTTCCGTCGCAGTCGTTCGCCGCCGATAAATCCACCCGCATTGACGCGCGGATGATGCGGCAGCCGGATGTTTCGGCGACGCACATTGCCTTTGTGTATGCGGGGGACATTTGGGTTGCGCCCAAGGAGGGCGGCGAGGCGGTGCGGCTCAGTTCGCCGCGCGGCGAGGAATCCTTTCCCAAATTTTCGCCGGACGGCGGCACCATTGCTTTCAGCGGCAACTACGATGGCAACGTGGACATTTACACCGTACCGGTCACCGGCGGTTTACCGCAGCGCATCACGCATCACGGCGCGCCGGATCGGGTGATTGATTGGTATCCCGACGGGCAGAGTCTCCTGTTCGCCACCACGATGACCAGTTTCAAGGATCGGTTTAATCAACTGTACAAAGTTTCCGCGACGGGCGGGTTGCCCGAGAAACTGCCGATGCCTTACGGCGAGTTCGGCACGATCTCACCCGACGGCCAGGCCATTGTGTTCACGACCATCAGCGTGGATTTTCGCACCTGGAAACGTTACCGCGGCGGCATGAATCCGGATCTGTGGTGGATGGATTTGGCGACGCTGAAAACCCGCAACCTCACGCAATCGCCGGCGGCGGAATCCATTCCGATGTGGGCCGGGAACAAAATCTATTTCGTTTCGGATCGGGACGAAAACAAGCGGTTCAATTTGTGGTCGCTGGACTTGAGCAACAATCGCTTCAAACAACTGACCTTCTTCAAGGATTTCGACGTGGAATTTCCCAGCCTTGGTCCAAACGAGATCGTGCTGGCCAACGCGGGCCGGCTCTATCTGCTGGACCTGCAGACGGAACAATTGCGCGAGGTGGAAATCTCGGTCACCACGGATCGTTCCACGCTGAAGCCGCGGGTGCAAAATGTCTCCGGGTTGATTCAATGGGCAACGATTTCGCCCACTGGCAAACGCGCGTTGCTCGCCGCGCGCGGGGACATTTTTTCCGTGCCGGCGGAATACGGAGTGGTGCGGAATGAAACCCGCAGTTCGGGAGTGGCCGAGCGTTATCCCGCGTGGTCGCCGGACGGAAAATGGATTGCTTATTGGAGTGATCGCACCGGCGAGTATGAATTGACGTTGCGCGCGGCGGAACGCAATCCCGAGGGCGACCCCGAGGAAGAAACACTGACGCAACTAGGTCCGGGCTACCGCTACGCGCCGCAATGGTCGCCCGACTCCAAGAAGATTGTGTGGATTGACCAGGCCATGAAGTTGTGGAGCTACGACTTGGACACGAAAACCAATCGGATTCTGGATCAGCAGCAATGGTTGTATCACGGGGAGCTGCAAAGCTTCACCGTCAGTTGGTCGTCGGACAGTCGCTGGATTGCTTACGCCGGCGATCTGGACAATCGCAACCGCGCCATCGTGTTGTACGATTTTGAAAACCACACGCGGCATCAGGTGACCAGCGGGTTCTACAATGACACGCAACCGGTCTTTGATCCGGATGGAAAATATCTTTATTTCATCACGGGCCGCAGTTTCAGTCCGATTTACAGCGATTTGGACAACTCCTGGATTTACGCCAATTCCGCCCGGCTGGCGGTACTGCCGTTGCGCAAGGACGTGGTCTCGCCGCTCGCGCCGCGCAACGATGATGAGCCGCCCGCAAAGAAAAAGGATTCCGAGAAGAAGGAGGCGGCCAAGCCGGACGAAACCAAGCCGGCGGATTCCGAGAAATCCGACGCGAAGGAAGCGGCGCCCGCGGAAAAATCTGAGGCAACGAAACCCGATGTCGCGAAGGCCGACGCCCAGGAAGAGAAGACCACCAAGGACGAAAAGAAAACGGCGGACAAGAAAACCAAGGGCGTCGAGATTGATTTGGACGACATGGAATCGCGCGTCGTGTTGCTGCCCACGAAGGCGGGGCGTTACGCGAACCTCGTCGCCGTCTCGGGAAAACTGTTGTATCGCTGGTTGCCGCGCACCGGGGCCGATGGCGGGGGCAGCCCGATCGAGCTGTACGATTTTGAAAAGCGCGAAACCAAGCGCGTGGTGGATGACGCCAGCGACATGGAGTTATCCGCGGATCGCAAGAAATTGCTGGTCCGATTGAATCAGAGTTACAGCATCGTTGAACCCAAGGAAGGACAGAAACTCAGCAAATGGCTGGCGACGGGCGGATTGGAGGCCTCGGTGGATCCGGTGGCGGAATGGCGGCAGATCTTTAACGACGCCTGGCGGTTGGAACGCGACTTTTTCTATGACCCGAAGCTGCATGGCGTGGATTGGCCCTTGCTGCGCGAGCGCTACGGCAAGCTGCTCGAATCCGCCGTGACGCGTTGGGACGTCAACTTTGTGATCGGCGAATTGATCGGCGAATTGAACTCCTCGCACACCTATCGCAGCGGCGGCGATTTGGAAGGCAGCCTGCAACGCAACGTCGGCTATCTCGGCTGCGATTTTGCGCTGACCAACGGCGCTTACCGTATCACCAAAATTATTTCCGGCGCGCCGTGGGACACGGAAGTGCGCGCGCCACTGGCGCAACCCGGCCTGACCAACGTCAACGTGGGCGATTACCTCCTGGCGATCAACGGCGCACCGTTGGACCCGAAAGCAGACCCCTGGGCGGCGCTGCAAGGATTGGCGGACAAACCCGTATTTCTCACGTTGAATCGCGAACCGCACCTGCAAGGCGCGTGGGAAGTGCTGGTGCAAACCATCGGCAGCGAAGCGCGGCTGCGCAATCTGGCTTGGATCAACGAAAACCGGTTGCGGGTGGACCAGACGAGCAAGGGGCAGATCGGTTACGTGTATGTGCCGGATACCGGGCAGAACGGTCAGAACGAACTCGTCCGCCAGTTCCGCGCCCAATTCGACAAGCCGGGTTTGATCATTGACGAGCGCTTCAACAGCGGCGGACAAATTCCCGATCGGTTTGTGGAACTGCTGAATCGGCCGCTGCGAAATTTTTGGGGCGTGCGTGACGGCACGGACTGGTCCTGGCCGCCCATCGGGCATTACGGTCCGCAAGCGATGTTGGTCAACGGTTGGAGCGGTTCCGGCGGGGATTGTTTTCCGTTTTACTTCAAACAATCCAAGCTTGGTCCGCTGATCGGGCAACGCACCTGGGGCGGGCTGATCGGTATGACGGGTGCGCCGGGTTTGATTGATGGCGGCAGCGTGACCGTGCCGACGTTCGGCATTTACGATGCGTCCGGTTGGATCATCGAAAGCCACGGCGTGGACCCGGACATTGAGGTGGTGGATGATCCCGGAGAAATGGCGCGTGGGGGTGATCCGCAATTGGAACGGGCCATTTTCGAAGTGCAAAAAGCCATCCGGCAAAATCCGCCGCCCAACGTCAAGAAGCCGCAGTATCCGAATCGGGCAAAGTAG
- the miaA gene encoding tRNA (adenosine(37)-N6)-dimethylallyltransferase MiaA, with translation MSAMQHVIRNTLPLFLAGPTAAGKSALAMALAERARGEIISVDSMQVYRGLDLGTAKPTAAERARVPHHLIDVAELTEAFDAAKFVVLAEKAVREIQARGHVPIFCGGTGLYFKAYLEGLGEAPPADEKLRAELESIPPAELLRELEQRDPVTFAKIDQNNPRRVIRALEVIRLTGTSFSAQRADWNSSSILHPPSSHFFCLSRSAADLHARINLRVDEMFAAGLVEETRQLLRRGLAQNKTALQAIGYRQVVEHLRGERTLPETIELVKIKTRQFAKRQLTWFRKHAQAQWVELNSGSVLTETLNLIFPTR, from the coding sequence ATGTCCGCCATGCAACACGTCATCCGCAACACGTTGCCTCTCTTCCTCGCCGGTCCGACTGCCGCGGGCAAATCCGCGCTCGCCATGGCGCTGGCGGAACGAGCCCGTGGCGAAATTATTTCGGTGGACTCGATGCAGGTTTATCGTGGTCTCGACCTCGGCACGGCCAAACCCACCGCCGCCGAACGCGCCCGCGTGCCGCATCATTTGATTGACGTGGCGGAACTCACCGAAGCTTTCGATGCCGCAAAATTTGTCGTGCTCGCGGAAAAAGCGGTACGGGAAATTCAGGCGCGCGGTCACGTCCCGATTTTCTGCGGCGGCACGGGGTTATACTTCAAAGCGTATCTTGAAGGACTGGGTGAAGCGCCGCCCGCCGACGAGAAGCTTCGCGCCGAACTGGAATCCATTCCACCCGCGGAATTGCTGCGTGAACTGGAGCAACGCGATCCCGTCACGTTCGCAAAAATTGACCAGAACAATCCGCGGCGCGTCATCCGCGCTCTTGAAGTCATCCGTCTGACCGGAACCTCCTTCTCCGCCCAACGCGCAGATTGGAATTCATCCTCCATCCTCCATCCTCCATCCTCGCATTTTTTCTGCCTGTCCCGTTCTGCCGCCGATCTCCACGCCCGCATCAACTTGCGCGTGGACGAGATGTTCGCCGCCGGCTTGGTGGAGGAAACCCGGCAATTGTTGCGCCGTGGTTTGGCACAAAACAAAACCGCGCTGCAAGCCATCGGCTACCGGCAGGTGGTGGAACACCTGCGCGGCGAACGCACGTTGCCGGAGACCATCGAACTGGTGAAAATCAAAACCCGCCAGTTCGCCAAGCGGCAACTGACGTGGTTCCGCAAACACGCGCAGGCGCAGTGGGTGGAATTGAATTCGGGAAGTGTCTTAACCGAGACACTGAACTTAATTTTCCCAACGCGCTGA